One segment of Polaribacter huanghezhanensis DNA contains the following:
- the trmB gene encoding tRNA (guanosine(46)-N7)-methyltransferase TrmB: protein MGSKNKLKRFHENETFSNVVQPKREEILKGFSLKGKWNTFFKNDNPIVLELGCGKGEYTIALAQKDSTKNFIGIDIKGARFWRGAKTALEENLTNVGFIRTQIELINELFAENEVDEIWITFPDPQIKYKRTKHRLTNSDFLKKYHHILKENGVVNLKTDSEFMHGYTLGLLHGEGHEILHANHDVYKNTYSPEEVIGTQTFYEKQYLEKGKPITFIQFRINY from the coding sequence TTGGGAAGCAAAAACAAACTGAAACGTTTTCATGAAAACGAAACGTTCTCTAATGTTGTTCAGCCAAAAAGAGAAGAAATCTTAAAAGGTTTTTCTTTAAAAGGAAAATGGAATACTTTTTTTAAAAACGATAATCCTATTGTTTTAGAGTTGGGCTGTGGTAAAGGAGAATATACCATTGCGTTAGCTCAAAAAGATTCAACTAAAAATTTTATTGGAATTGATATTAAAGGTGCACGATTTTGGCGTGGCGCAAAAACTGCTTTAGAAGAAAATTTAACCAATGTTGGGTTTATTAGAACGCAAATAGAGTTGATAAACGAATTGTTTGCAGAAAATGAGGTGGATGAAATTTGGATTACTTTTCCAGATCCTCAGATTAAATACAAACGCACAAAACACCGATTAACAAACTCAGACTTTTTAAAGAAATACCATCATATTTTAAAAGAAAATGGCGTGGTTAATTTAAAAACAGATAGTGAGTTTATGCATGGTTACACTTTAGGTTTATTGCATGGCGAAGGACATGAAATTTTACATGCAAATCACGATGTGTATAAAAACACTTATTCTCCTGAAGAAGTAATTGGCACACAAACCTTTTACGAAAAACAATATTTAGAAAAAGGAAAACCAATAACTTTTATTCAATTTAGAATTAATTACTAA
- a CDS encoding Mrp/NBP35 family ATP-binding protein — MSFKKQDIYKALETITAPGEGKSLVENDNITNVVTFGNEVLIDVTISNPSLQAKKRVESEIINALRSKVSEDIVVKVTVKAVVPKKENPNQIKGKEIPNIKNIIAVASGKGGVGKSTITANTAITLAKMGFSVGVLDADVYGPSMHLMFDVEKEKPLSVNVNGRSKMKPVENYGVKLLSLGFFTNPDQAVIWRGPMASKALNQLIFDADWGELDFLLIDLPPGTGDVHLSIVQALPINGAMIVSTPQNIALADAKKGVAMFQQESINVPVLGIIENMAYFTPDELPNNKYYIFGNGGAKNLAEDINTQFLGEIPLVQSIRESGDVGHPVALQTNTPLEKAFSDTTKEMLSQLVKRNENLPPTEVVRITTMSGCSTK; from the coding sequence ATGAGCTTTAAAAAGCAAGATATATACAAGGCATTAGAAACCATAACTGCTCCTGGAGAAGGAAAAAGTTTGGTTGAAAATGACAACATTACAAACGTTGTAACTTTTGGCAACGAAGTACTTATTGATGTAACGATTAGCAATCCTTCTTTACAAGCTAAAAAGAGAGTAGAAAGCGAAATTATAAACGCATTACGCTCAAAAGTTAGCGAAGACATTGTTGTAAAAGTTACTGTAAAAGCGGTTGTTCCGAAGAAAGAAAACCCGAATCAAATCAAAGGAAAAGAAATTCCGAATATTAAAAATATTATTGCAGTTGCGTCTGGAAAAGGTGGCGTTGGAAAATCGACAATTACAGCAAATACTGCAATTACATTGGCAAAAATGGGATTTAGCGTGGGGGTTTTAGACGCAGATGTTTACGGTCCATCAATGCATTTAATGTTTGATGTTGAAAAAGAAAAGCCTCTTTCAGTAAATGTAAATGGTCGTTCTAAAATGAAACCGGTAGAAAATTATGGCGTTAAATTATTGTCGCTAGGGTTTTTTACAAATCCAGATCAAGCAGTAATTTGGCGTGGACCAATGGCTTCAAAAGCCTTAAATCAATTAATTTTTGATGCAGATTGGGGAGAATTAGATTTCTTATTAATTGATTTACCTCCAGGAACTGGAGATGTACATTTATCAATCGTGCAAGCATTGCCAATAAATGGCGCAATGATTGTAAGTACACCCCAAAATATCGCTTTAGCTGATGCTAAAAAAGGAGTGGCAATGTTTCAACAAGAAAGCATCAATGTTCCTGTATTAGGAATCATAGAAAACATGGCGTATTTTACTCCAGATGAATTGCCAAATAATAAATATTATATTTTTGGAAATGGCGGAGCAAAAAACTTGGCTGAAGATATTAACACACAATTTTTAGGAGAAATTCCTTTGGTGCAAAGTATTCGAGAATCTGGTGATGTTGGTCATCCAGTTGCATTGCAAACAAACACTCCGTTAGAAAAAGCTTTTTCTGACACTACTAAAGAAATGCTATCTCAATTAGTAAAACGAAATGAAAATTTACCACCAACAGAAGTTGTAAGAATTACAACGATGAGTGGTTGTAGCACAAAATAA
- a CDS encoding NAD(P)/FAD-dependent oxidoreductase, which yields MITTDILIIGAGPTGLFTVFEAGLLKLRCHLIDALPQAGGQCSEIYPKKPIYDIPGFSEILAGDLTASLLEQCKQFQPGFTLGERAETIEKQEDGSFIVTTNKGTKHKAPIIAIAGGLGSFEPRKPPIPQIANFEDKGVEYMIREPELYRDKNVVIAGGGDSALDWSIFLTEVAKSVTLVHRRNEFRGALDSVDKLQELKDAGKINLITPAEITGIVGENHVTGVVISKKEEEDTILEVDHFIPLFGLAPKLGPIANWGLEIEKNAIKVNNALDYQTNIPGIYAIGDVNTYPGKLKLILCGFHEATLMCQSAFQRIFPDKKYVMKYTTVGGVDGFDGTRKEAPKAVVKKIE from the coding sequence ATGATTACAACAGATATATTAATTATTGGTGCTGGACCAACTGGATTGTTTACAGTTTTTGAAGCTGGATTGTTAAAACTAAGATGTCATTTAATTGATGCTTTGCCTCAAGCTGGCGGACAATGTTCAGAAATTTATCCTAAAAAACCCATTTATGACATTCCTGGTTTTTCAGAAATTTTAGCAGGTGATTTAACTGCAAGTTTACTAGAACAATGCAAGCAATTTCAACCAGGTTTTACACTTGGAGAACGTGCAGAAACTATTGAAAAACAAGAAGACGGTTCTTTTATTGTTACTACAAACAAAGGAACAAAACACAAAGCGCCAATTATAGCGATTGCAGGTGGTTTAGGAAGTTTTGAACCCAGAAAACCACCGATTCCACAAATTGCAAATTTTGAAGATAAAGGTGTCGAATACATGATTCGTGAACCAGAATTATACAGAGATAAAAATGTGGTAATTGCTGGTGGTGGAGATTCTGCATTGGATTGGAGTATCTTTTTAACAGAGGTTGCTAAATCTGTAACTCTTGTACACCGAAGGAATGAGTTTAGAGGTGCTTTAGATTCTGTAGATAAACTACAAGAATTAAAAGATGCCGGTAAAATTAATCTAATTACTCCAGCAGAAATAACAGGAATTGTAGGAGAAAATCATGTAACGGGAGTTGTTATTTCTAAAAAAGAGGAAGAAGACACCATTTTAGAAGTCGATCATTTTATTCCACTTTTTGGATTAGCACCAAAGCTTGGCCCTATTGCAAATTGGGGATTAGAAATTGAAAAAAACGCCATTAAAGTAAACAACGCTTTAGATTATCAAACCAACATTCCGGGTATTTATGCGATTGGAGATGTAAATACATATCCTGGGAAATTAAAATTGATTTTATGCGGATTTCACGAGGCAACCTTAATGTGCCAAAGTGCTTTTCAACGCATTTTTCCTGATAAAAAATACGTGATGAAATATACAACTGTTGGCGGTGTTGATGGTTTTGATGGAACTCGAAAAGAAGCTCCGAAAGCGGTTGTAAAAAAGATTGAATAA
- a CDS encoding tryptophan 2,3-dioxygenase family protein, protein MNKDELLKAIEEKYQKLGVPLETMLEGLLHSTPITYWDYIQTDALLGLQIPRTTEKDEMVFIMYHQVNELLFKMILWEIDQISLSKKAITAEKFSKHLMRISRYFDMLCSSFSVMGEGMDVEQYLKFRNTLAPASGFQSAQYRKIEFASTELINLIDVRFRDTIDRNSSFKNAFEHLYWQAAGKNHQTGEKSILIKLFEKKYMGDFIDFMEDYNECNLSKKFKQLPEDVQQNPELIKAMRHYDYTVNIKWVLAHYEAAGKYLGGGDKDLEATGGSNWRKYMHPKYQRRIFFPYLWSKEELENWGNF, encoded by the coding sequence ATGAACAAAGACGAATTATTAAAAGCAATAGAAGAAAAATATCAAAAGCTTGGTGTTCCTTTAGAAACCATGTTAGAAGGATTATTGCACAGCACGCCAATTACGTATTGGGATTATATTCAAACCGATGCTTTATTAGGATTACAAATTCCGAGAACAACCGAAAAAGATGAAATGGTTTTTATCATGTATCATCAAGTAAATGAGTTGTTGTTTAAAATGATTTTGTGGGAAATTGACCAAATTTCTTTATCTAAAAAAGCAATTACAGCAGAAAAATTTTCGAAACACTTAATGCGGATTAGCAGGTATTTTGATATGCTATGTAGTTCGTTTAGTGTGATGGGAGAAGGAATGGATGTAGAACAATATTTAAAATTTAGAAACACCTTAGCGCCCGCAAGCGGATTTCAAAGTGCGCAATACCGTAAAATCGAATTTGCATCTACAGAGTTAATCAATTTAATTGATGTGAGATTCAGAGATACCATCGACAGAAACTCATCTTTCAAAAACGCTTTTGAACATTTGTATTGGCAAGCCGCTGGTAAAAATCATCAAACAGGCGAAAAATCTATTTTGATAAAATTGTTTGAGAAAAAATACATGGGAGATTTTATCGACTTTATGGAAGATTACAACGAGTGTAATTTGTCTAAAAAGTTCAAACAACTTCCAGAAGATGTGCAACAAAACCCAGAATTGATAAAAGCAATGCGCCATTACGATTATACCGTAAATATAAAATGGGTGCTAGCTCATTACGAAGCTGCAGGAAAATATTTAGGCGGCGGCGATAAAGATTTAGAAGCAACCGGCGGAAGTAATTGGCGAAAATACATGCATCCAAAATACCAACGAAGAATCTTTTTCCCGTATTTATGGAGCAAAGAAGAACTTGAAAATTGGGGAAACTTTTAA
- a CDS encoding 2Fe-2S iron-sulfur cluster-binding protein: MEQDVTIKITDREGILHEIIAPTDMAMNLMEVVRSYELAPEGTIGICGGMAMCASCQCYVNSDHALPEMGIDEDMMLAEAFHVQENSRLGCQIQITPEMDGLEVELAPES, from the coding sequence ATGGAACAAGACGTTACCATAAAAATTACTGACAGAGAAGGAATCCTTCACGAAATTATTGCTCCAACCGACATGGCAATGAATTTAATGGAAGTGGTTCGTTCTTATGAATTAGCTCCAGAAGGAACCATTGGGATTTGTGGCGGAATGGCAATGTGTGCATCATGTCAGTGTTATGTGAACTCAGATCATGCATTGCCAGAAATGGGAATCGACGAAGATATGATGTTGGCAGAAGCATTTCATGTTCAAGAAAACAGCCGATTGGGTTGTCAAATTCAAATCACTCCAGAAATGGATGGACTAGAAGTAGAATTAGCTCCAGAAAGTTAA
- a CDS encoding NifU family protein has product MTAQETLTNVEKALEEIRPFLLSDGGNIKLLSIENAIVKVQLEGACNGCSVNQMTLKNGVEATIKKYAPQILEVVNVS; this is encoded by the coding sequence ATGACAGCACAAGAAACGCTTACAAATGTGGAGAAAGCTCTAGAGGAAATTCGCCCTTTTTTATTAAGTGATGGCGGAAATATAAAGTTATTATCTATCGAAAATGCAATTGTAAAAGTGCAATTAGAAGGCGCTTGTAATGGCTGCTCTGTCAATCAAATGACATTAAAGAATGGTGTTGAAGCAACCATAAAAAAATACGCTCCACAAATACTAGAAGTAGTGAATGTAAGTTAA
- a CDS encoding DUF6341 family protein codes for MIASNIFRLIGDFFNWAFTPLEWMRLSLAKADYGWWISNSVSWMFIIVLLFLFRYWMKESARFKREGIEDSSK; via the coding sequence ATGATAGCAAGCAATATTTTTAGATTAATTGGTGATTTTTTTAATTGGGCTTTTACTCCTCTTGAATGGATGCGTTTATCTCTTGCAAAAGCAGATTACGGTTGGTGGATATCTAACAGTGTAAGCTGGATGTTTATTATTGTGCTCCTTTTTTTATTTAGATATTGGATGAAAGAATCTGCTCGTTTTAAAAGAGAAGGAATCGAGGATTCTTCAAAATAG
- a CDS encoding DUF3108 domain-containing protein, whose protein sequence is MKKTIFLFIAFSSVVHSYSQEKTTIFKKGEWLRYKMSYSGFLKAGNATLSVGTDTIKGKEVFHVTGKGWTTGIIKWFFNVDDTYQSYFDKETIKPYVFKRNINEGGYVINREIKFNYDTKKATVLDFKLQTTETFDFNNIQDMMSSFYYLRSRDVSNLKVGDEIALDMFMDAQIYPFKLRYLGEELLKTSFGKIKTLKFRPMVQAGRVFKENESVTIWITADENKIPIKLKASLSVGSLKAELDAYKGLANSFEIIYD, encoded by the coding sequence ATGAAAAAAACTATTTTCCTTTTTATTGCATTTAGTAGTGTTGTTCATTCTTATTCTCAAGAAAAAACTACAATTTTTAAAAAAGGGGAATGGCTTCGTTACAAAATGAGTTATAGCGGTTTTTTAAAAGCTGGCAATGCAACTTTATCAGTAGGTACAGATACCATTAAAGGCAAAGAAGTTTTTCATGTAACGGGAAAAGGCTGGACAACTGGAATTATAAAATGGTTTTTTAATGTTGACGACACCTATCAATCTTATTTTGATAAAGAAACCATAAAACCATATGTTTTTAAACGCAATATCAACGAAGGTGGTTATGTAATCAACAGAGAGATTAAATTTAATTACGATACCAAAAAAGCTACGGTTTTAGATTTTAAATTGCAAACTACAGAAACTTTTGATTTTAATAATATACAAGATATGATGTCTTCTTTTTATTATTTAAGAAGTCGTGATGTTAGCAACTTAAAAGTTGGAGATGAAATTGCTTTAGATATGTTTATGGACGCTCAAATTTATCCTTTTAAATTACGTTATTTAGGCGAAGAATTACTAAAAACTAGTTTCGGAAAAATTAAAACTTTAAAGTTTAGACCAATGGTACAGGCTGGCAGAGTTTTTAAAGAAAATGAAAGCGTGACCATTTGGATAACGGCAGATGAAAATAAAATACCCATAAAGTTAAAAGCATCTTTATCTGTTGGATCTTTAAAAGCAGAATTAGATGCTTATAAAGGTCTTGCAAATTCTTTTGAAATTATATATGATTAA
- a CDS encoding four helix bundle protein gives MSIPSNIAEGSSRTDKSFSHFIDIALGSSFELETQIIIAFKRKYISKENLTKIEEKVQEFQKMTMSFQNKL, from the coding sequence ATTTCGATTCCGAGTAATATTGCAGAAGGTTCATCAAGAACAGATAAATCTTTCTCTCATTTTATTGACATTGCTTTAGGTTCTTCATTCGAACTCGAAACACAAATAATAATTGCATTTAAAAGAAAATATATTTCAAAAGAAAATTTAACAAAAATTGAAGAAAAGGTTCAAGAATTTCAAAAAATGACCATGAGTTTTCAAAACAAACTCTAA
- a CDS encoding homogentisate 1,2-dioxygenase has protein sequence MPFYHKLGKIPPKRHTQFRKKDGSLYYEQLFGTIGFDGMSTNSYHEHRPTMVKEIRKQYSIAPKIAKANNIQSYRFRGFQVKPENDYLESRKIVLTNADCNIILSAPKKSTKEYFYKNTDADEVIFIHKGTGKLRTHLGNINFKYGDYLVIPRGIIYKLDFDDENNRLFIVESYHPVYTPKRYRNWFGQLLEHSPFCERDLRRPEELETYNELGDFLIKVKKQGEIIEMVYASHPFDVVGYDGYNFPYAFSIHDFEPITGRIHQPPPVHQTFETSAFVICSFVPRLYDYHPDSIPAPYNHSNIDSDEVLYYVDGDFMSRNDIDQGHISLHPAGIPHGPHPGATERSIGHTKTEELAVMVDTFKPLQVTEEAMKIADEEYFKSWLE, from the coding sequence ATGCCGTTTTATCATAAATTAGGAAAAATTCCACCAAAAAGACATACGCAGTTTCGTAAAAAAGACGGAAGTTTATATTACGAGCAGCTATTTGGTACAATTGGTTTCGACGGAATGTCTACCAACAGTTATCATGAACACAGACCAACAATGGTCAAAGAAATTCGCAAACAATATTCTATTGCTCCAAAAATTGCAAAAGCAAATAACATTCAATCATACAGGTTTAGAGGTTTTCAAGTAAAACCAGAAAACGATTATCTAGAAAGCAGAAAAATTGTGTTAACAAATGCTGATTGTAACATTATTTTATCCGCTCCAAAAAAATCTACCAAAGAGTATTTTTATAAAAACACAGATGCAGACGAGGTGATTTTCATCCATAAAGGAACTGGAAAATTAAGAACACATCTTGGAAACATCAATTTTAAATACGGAGATTATTTAGTAATTCCACGTGGAATTATTTACAAACTAGATTTTGATGATGAAAACAATAGACTTTTTATTGTAGAATCTTATCATCCTGTATATACACCAAAACGCTATAGAAATTGGTTTGGGCAGTTGTTAGAACATTCGCCTTTTTGCGAACGCGATTTAAGACGTCCAGAAGAATTAGAAACCTATAATGAGTTAGGCGATTTTTTAATCAAAGTAAAAAAACAAGGAGAAATTATAGAAATGGTTTATGCCTCACATCCTTTTGATGTGGTTGGTTACGATGGCTATAATTTTCCGTATGCATTTTCAATTCACGATTTTGAACCAATTACTGGAAGAATTCATCAACCGCCACCAGTACATCAAACATTTGAAACCAGTGCCTTTGTAATTTGCAGTTTTGTACCCCGTTTGTATGATTATCATCCAGACTCAATTCCTGCTCCATACAATCACAGCAATATAGATTCTGATGAAGTTCTCTATTATGTAGATGGCGATTTTATGAGTAGAAATGATATTGATCAAGGTCATATTTCTTTGCATCCAGCCGGAATTCCACACGGTCCGCACCCAGGAGCAACAGAAAGAAGTATTGGCCATACAAAAACGGAAGAATTAGCAGTTATGGTAGATACTTTTAAACCATTACAAGTTACCGAAGAAGCAATGAAAATTGCGGATGAAGAGTATTTTAAATCTTGGCTCGAATAG
- a CDS encoding M23 family metallopeptidase: MKKIIFLLVTLLIFSSCKEDKPENIEEIQTIPQPKIIYEFGYKLNDYKVINDTIKKGESFGVILDRHHVDYPIINKIASKIKDTFDVRRVRAGKPYTILAAKDSTEKAQVFIYKNNKSVATIVEFNDSIIHSYKYRKEIKTIEKEVHGKIYSSFSQSMDSLHINPYLTNEIADIYAWTLDFFKLQKEDTFKIIYEEKFIDDSTFVGYGDVKAAVFNHKGTNLYAYRYIPDPQKGIVEYYDEEGNMLRSQFLKSPIKFQYRISSRYNLKRRIKHYGYKVKPHRGTDFAANEGTPIMATASGIVTESAYRKRGNGNYVKIKHNNTYSTQYLHMSKRKVKRGQYVKQGDIIGWVGHTGSTEGRHVCYRFWKNGRQVDPLKQKLPAAEPLKKSLKPVFLTYITPLKEQLENITNYKSLDLKMDSNDITLKN; encoded by the coding sequence TTGAAAAAAATAATCTTTCTTTTAGTAACACTCCTCATTTTTAGTTCTTGTAAAGAAGATAAACCAGAAAATATTGAGGAAATCCAAACAATACCTCAACCAAAAATAATCTATGAGTTTGGTTATAAACTAAACGATTATAAGGTAATTAATGATACGATTAAAAAAGGCGAAAGTTTTGGAGTAATCTTAGACAGACATCATGTAGATTACCCGATCATAAATAAAATAGCTTCCAAAATTAAAGATACTTTTGATGTTAGACGCGTTAGAGCAGGAAAACCTTATACTATTTTAGCAGCAAAAGATTCAACCGAAAAAGCCCAAGTTTTTATTTACAAAAACAACAAATCTGTTGCAACAATTGTAGAGTTTAACGATTCTATCATCCATAGCTATAAGTATAGAAAAGAAATTAAGACGATAGAAAAAGAAGTACACGGTAAAATTTATTCCAGCTTTTCTCAATCTATGGATAGTTTACATATAAATCCATATTTAACAAACGAGATAGCGGATATCTATGCGTGGACACTCGACTTTTTTAAACTTCAAAAAGAAGATACATTTAAAATTATATATGAAGAAAAATTTATTGATGATTCCACTTTTGTTGGTTATGGAGATGTAAAAGCAGCGGTTTTTAATCATAAAGGAACCAATTTATATGCATATAGATATATTCCAGATCCCCAAAAAGGCATTGTAGAATATTATGACGAAGAAGGAAATATGTTGCGAAGTCAATTTTTAAAATCGCCTATTAAATTTCAATATAGAATTTCTTCTAGATACAATCTAAAAAGAAGAATTAAACATTACGGCTATAAAGTAAAACCGCATCGAGGAACCGATTTTGCTGCAAATGAAGGAACCCCAATTATGGCTACAGCGAGTGGAATCGTTACAGAATCTGCTTACAGAAAAAGAGGAAATGGTAATTATGTGAAAATTAAACATAACAACACCTATTCTACTCAATATTTACACATGAGTAAAAGGAAAGTAAAAAGAGGACAATATGTGAAACAAGGAGACATTATTGGTTGGGTTGGACACACAGGAAGTACAGAGGGTAGACATGTTTGTTATCGATTTTGGAAAAATGGCAGACAAGTAGATCCACTTAAACAAAAATTACCAGCAGCTGAACCTCTTAAGAAAAGTTTAAAGCCTGTTTTTTTAACATATATTACTCCATTAAAAGAGCAATTAGAAAACATCACCAATTATAAATCTTTGGATTTAAAAATGGATTCTAATGACATTACTCTTAAAAACTAA
- the hppD gene encoding 4-hydroxyphenylpyruvate dioxygenase, with product MSKKEIKSVNYGLEKIFEGAQDFLPLLGTDYVEFYVGNAKQAAHFYKTAFGFQSLAYKGLETGSRDSVSYVLVQDKIRLVLTTPLNSKSIINDHIVKHGDGVKVIALWVDDARSAYEETTKRGAKSYLEPTVETDEHGEIVKAGIYTYGETVHMFVERKNYKGTFMPGFQKWESDYNPTSVGLKYIDHMVGNVGWNQMDVWVKWYEDVMGFENFLSFDDKQIHTEYSALMSKVMSNGNGRIKFPINEPAKAAKKSQIEEYLDFYEGSGVQHIAVATDDIIKTVSQLKARGIEFLPPPPQAYYDDIPNRLGAHRDMMKEDIGELQKLSIMIDADEEGYLLQIFTKPLEDRPTLFFEIIQRMGARGFGAGNFKALFESIEREQSKRGTL from the coding sequence ATGAGCAAAAAAGAAATAAAATCAGTAAACTACGGTTTAGAAAAAATATTTGAAGGAGCACAAGATTTCCTTCCATTGTTAGGAACAGATTATGTAGAGTTTTATGTAGGAAACGCAAAACAAGCTGCGCATTTTTACAAAACCGCTTTCGGATTCCAATCATTAGCATACAAAGGACTAGAAACCGGATCTAGAGATTCTGTGAGTTATGTATTGGTGCAAGATAAAATTCGTTTGGTTTTAACAACTCCGTTAAATAGTAAATCTATTATAAATGATCATATTGTAAAACATGGCGACGGAGTAAAAGTAATTGCGCTGTGGGTTGATGATGCAAGATCTGCTTATGAAGAAACTACCAAGCGTGGTGCAAAATCGTATTTAGAACCAACGGTAGAAACTGATGAACACGGAGAAATTGTAAAAGCAGGAATTTACACATACGGCGAAACAGTGCACATGTTTGTAGAACGTAAAAACTACAAAGGAACTTTTATGCCAGGTTTTCAAAAATGGGAATCTGACTACAATCCAACTTCAGTTGGTTTAAAATACATTGATCACATGGTTGGAAATGTAGGTTGGAATCAAATGGATGTTTGGGTAAAATGGTACGAAGATGTGATGGGATTCGAAAACTTTTTATCCTTTGATGACAAACAAATTCACACAGAATATTCTGCATTAATGAGTAAAGTGATGTCTAACGGAAACGGTAGAATCAAATTTCCAATAAACGAGCCAGCAAAAGCAGCAAAGAAATCACAAATTGAAGAATATTTAGATTTTTATGAAGGGTCTGGTGTACAACATATTGCCGTTGCAACGGATGACATTATTAAAACGGTTAGTCAGTTAAAAGCGCGTGGAATTGAATTTTTACCTCCACCTCCGCAAGCTTATTATGATGATATTCCGAATAGATTAGGAGCGCACAGAGATATGATGAAAGAAGATATTGGCGAATTGCAAAAATTATCTATCATGATAGATGCTGATGAAGAAGGTTATTTATTGCAAATTTTTACAAAACCATTAGAAGATAGACCAACCTTATTTTTTGAAATCATTCAAAGAATGGGCGCTCGTGGATTTGGAGCTGGTAATTTTAAAGCGTTGTTCGAATCTATAGAAAGAGAGCAGTCTAAAAGAGGAACTTTATAA
- a CDS encoding MGMT family protein has product MKESDNFFEKVYKTARLIPYGRVTSYGAIATYLGAARSARMVGWAMNNAHSQKEEVPAHRVVNRKGLLTGKHHFDGTNLMQQLLENEGIVVVDNQIQDFTKVFWNPNEELTTIS; this is encoded by the coding sequence GTGAAAGAATCAGATAATTTTTTTGAAAAAGTATATAAAACCGCTCGCTTAATTCCGTACGGAAGAGTAACTAGTTACGGTGCAATTGCAACCTATCTAGGCGCTGCAAGATCTGCAAGAATGGTTGGTTGGGCAATGAATAATGCACACAGTCAAAAAGAAGAAGTTCCTGCACATAGAGTTGTAAATAGAAAAGGATTGTTGACCGGAAAACATCATTTTGATGGCACCAATTTAATGCAGCAATTATTAGAAAACGAAGGAATTGTTGTTGTTGATAATCAAATTCAAGATTTTACAAAAGTGTTTTGGAATCCGAATGAGGAGTTAACCACTATTTCCTAA